The Virgibacillus dokdonensis genome includes a window with the following:
- a CDS encoding YigZ family protein: MLDRYYTVKREGQDEIIIQKSRFIGYVKRVETEEDAQKFIQEIKKKHHDATHNCSAYIIGEHDQIQKANDDGEPSGTAGVPILEVLKKQKLKDTAVVVTRYFGGIKLGAGGLIRAYGSTTSQAIKTTGVVKRQRMQGYTVTADYGLSGKLEHALRQSEYILHKTDYTDQVTYHVYVEVGAEADLEAFIVELTNDQARINKTDTTYLEIDV, from the coding sequence TTGCTCGATCGTTATTATACTGTAAAACGAGAAGGTCAAGACGAAATTATAATACAAAAATCTAGGTTTATTGGCTATGTTAAAAGAGTTGAAACGGAAGAAGATGCACAAAAATTCATTCAAGAAATAAAGAAAAAACATCATGATGCAACACACAACTGCTCTGCTTATATAATAGGAGAACACGACCAAATTCAAAAAGCGAATGATGACGGAGAACCTAGCGGAACAGCAGGAGTGCCTATTCTAGAAGTACTGAAGAAACAAAAATTGAAAGATACTGCAGTTGTTGTCACACGTTATTTTGGAGGTATTAAGCTTGGAGCAGGTGGTCTCATTCGAGCATATGGGAGCACAACTTCACAAGCAATTAAAACAACTGGAGTGGTTAAGCGTCAGCGCATGCAAGGATATACGGTGACTGCGGATTATGGGTTATCTGGTAAATTAGAGCATGCTCTACGACAGTCGGAATACATCTTACACAAAACAGATTATACAGATCAAGTCACGTACCATGTTTATGTCGAAGTGGGAGCAGAAGCAGATTTGGAAGCTTTTATAGTTGAATTAACCAATGATCAAGCAAGAATAAACAAAACAGATACGACTTACCTTGAAATTGATGTATAA
- the nagB gene encoding glucosamine-6-phosphate deaminase, which produces MELMKVRNYEELSERAGEMVIEKVNALEKPVLGLATGSTPEGLYEYLINQYKAEKVSFEHVVTFNLDEYVGLEKEDINSYNYYMNEKLFNHLGIPAHQTYLPNGNALDLNQEAINYEKRIKQAGNIDLQILGLGLNGHIGFNEPGTPFTSRTHIVQLDESTRQANARFFISLDEVPTQAITMGIETIMESEQIVLLVSGEGKAEALKRVVNGKVSEEFPASILQNHNNVIIIADEAACKLL; this is translated from the coding sequence ATGGAATTAATGAAGGTTCGTAATTATGAAGAGTTAAGTGAACGTGCCGGAGAAATGGTCATCGAAAAAGTAAATGCGCTTGAAAAACCAGTACTAGGTTTGGCAACAGGATCTACTCCGGAAGGATTATATGAGTATTTAATTAACCAATATAAAGCGGAAAAAGTATCATTTGAACATGTTGTTACTTTCAATCTTGATGAATATGTAGGTTTGGAAAAAGAAGATATTAATAGCTATAACTACTATATGAATGAAAAACTATTTAATCATCTTGGTATACCAGCTCATCAAACATACTTGCCAAATGGTAATGCACTTGATCTTAATCAAGAAGCTATAAATTATGAAAAACGTATTAAACAGGCAGGTAATATAGATTTGCAAATTCTTGGTCTAGGTTTAAATGGGCATATTGGTTTTAATGAACCAGGAACCCCGTTCACAAGCAGAACGCATATTGTTCAACTGGATGAGTCTACGCGTCAAGCTAATGCACGTTTTTTTATATCGCTTGATGAAGTACCTACGCAAGCAATAACAATGGGAATTGAAACCATTATGGAGAGTGAGCAAATTGTATTGCTTGTCTCTGGAGAAGGAAAAGCGGAAGCGTTGAAACGAGTAGTAAATGGTAAAGTAAGCGAAGAATTTCCAGCTTCCATATTGCAAAACCATAATAATGTTATTATTATAGCGGACGAAGCAGCGTGTAAGTTACTTTAA
- the nagA gene encoding N-acetylglucosamine-6-phosphate deacetylase, protein MDKTLPMFIKNANIFTETTIIKNGSLLLDGGKISSVHQHGDFPACLPEATQVIDANGLSVIPGFIDGHIHGANGSDVMDATEAALDTMSKTLPKEGTTSYLATTITQSPEQTEAALRNVRDYVNKIGQAEVVGVHLEGPFIEKKKAGAQPLQYIKDPDIDVFNHWQELSGNKIKTITMAPELDSNGAFIKKLAADGVNVSAGHTNANFSMMQQAVKHGVKQVTHLCNAMNGIHHRDIGTVGAAMQLKELRAELIADGIHVVPEMLQLIYQNIGSKRLLLITDAMRAKCLPAGEYELGGQPVHVSADRAVLDNGTLAGSILKMQEGAQNMLRLTEASMHNIIEMTAVNPAKQINIYDRKGSITPGKDADVLIVNEHLDIKYTFCRGKIAFKGDRENGINEGS, encoded by the coding sequence ATGGATAAAACTTTGCCTATGTTCATTAAAAACGCTAATATATTCACAGAAACGACGATCATCAAAAATGGCAGTTTGCTTTTAGATGGAGGGAAAATTAGTTCTGTTCACCAACATGGGGATTTTCCGGCTTGTTTACCTGAAGCAACGCAAGTGATAGATGCAAATGGTTTATCTGTAATCCCTGGCTTTATTGATGGACATATTCATGGTGCGAATGGTTCGGATGTGATGGATGCTACCGAAGCAGCTTTAGATACGATGAGTAAAACGCTTCCCAAAGAAGGGACGACTAGCTATTTAGCGACAACGATTACACAGTCTCCTGAGCAAACGGAAGCAGCTTTAAGAAATGTACGTGATTACGTCAATAAAATTGGTCAAGCAGAAGTGGTTGGGGTGCATTTGGAGGGACCATTCATTGAAAAGAAGAAAGCGGGTGCTCAGCCATTACAATACATTAAAGATCCCGATATAGACGTATTCAACCACTGGCAGGAACTATCTGGAAACAAAATAAAAACGATTACAATGGCTCCAGAGCTTGACTCGAATGGAGCGTTTATAAAAAAATTAGCTGCTGATGGGGTCAATGTGTCTGCAGGTCATACGAATGCTAACTTTTCTATGATGCAACAAGCTGTAAAGCATGGGGTTAAGCAAGTTACACATCTTTGTAATGCTATGAACGGTATTCATCACCGTGATATCGGCACAGTTGGTGCAGCTATGCAACTCAAAGAATTACGTGCAGAACTCATTGCAGATGGTATTCATGTTGTACCAGAAATGTTGCAACTTATTTATCAAAACATTGGTAGTAAACGACTACTTTTAATTACAGATGCGATGCGGGCAAAATGTTTACCTGCTGGTGAGTATGAGTTAGGTGGGCAGCCCGTACATGTTTCTGCAGATAGAGCAGTATTAGATAATGGTACTTTAGCAGGAAGCATTTTAAAAATGCAGGAAGGTGCGCAAAACATGTTGCGATTAACAGAAGCTTCTATGCATAACATTATTGAAATGACTGCTGTAAATCCTGCCAAACAAATAAACATATATGATAGAAAAGGTAGTATCACACCAGGAAAAGATGCCGATGTTCTCATTGTGAATGAACATTTGGATATTAAGTATACATTTTGCAGAGGGAAAATAGCATTTAAAGGAGATAGAGAAAATGGAATTAATGAAGGTTCGTAA
- a CDS encoding helix-turn-helix domain-containing protein: MIGEKIKRITKRQKMSISALAEKTGVEKSYLSSIEHGLQKNPSIRFIEKLIYVLGVSINELLQEETSLAAEQYDEEWLEIVKETMESGMIKEHLKNT, translated from the coding sequence TTGATTGGAGAAAAAATAAAAAGAATTACGAAAAGGCAAAAAATGTCAATTTCAGCATTAGCGGAAAAGACTGGTGTAGAAAAATCCTATTTAAGTTCCATTGAACACGGTTTACAGAAAAATCCTTCTATTCGGTTCATTGAAAAATTAATTTATGTACTAGGTGTGTCCATAAATGAGTTGTTACAAGAGGAAACAAGTTTAGCAGCAGAACAATATGATGAGGAGTGGCTGGAAATTGTTAAAGAAACAATGGAATCGGGAATGATAAAAGAACATTTAAAGAATACTTAG
- a CDS encoding LCP family glycopolymer transferase: MNLLSTRMEKSKKKRKWPLWLGSIFIAILLIVGATIFYIWNQINSTVDTMHNPLSRDNDPERQKELEAIFKDTKAVNVLLLGVDERSGDKGRSDTMILLSLNPKTNAMKMISIPRDTYVNIPGRGKDKINHAYAFGDVELSVQTVEENFDIPVHYYASVNMEGFKQGIDALGGVTVTNKTAFSQGGSEFPKGDVQLNGEQALDYIRMRKNDPRGDLGRNERQRAVIMAAINKGASFSSITKFGDILTILGDNVKTNLDMDDMQTLFSNYRNTRNNISTIEIKGNGQMIGGIWFYVVPESEFSRVQSEIKTHMDGK, encoded by the coding sequence GTGAATTTATTGAGTACGAGAATGGAGAAAAGCAAAAAAAAGCGGAAATGGCCGTTATGGCTAGGTAGTATCTTTATAGCCATTCTTTTAATTGTAGGAGCAACTATTTTTTACATTTGGAATCAAATTAATAGCACAGTTGACACGATGCATAACCCACTTTCACGTGACAATGATCCAGAACGACAAAAAGAACTCGAAGCTATCTTTAAAGATACAAAAGCTGTGAACGTTTTACTGCTCGGAGTCGATGAACGAAGCGGTGATAAAGGAAGATCGGATACGATGATCCTTTTATCGCTTAATCCAAAAACGAATGCAATGAAAATGATAAGTATCCCCCGTGATACATATGTCAACATTCCTGGTAGAGGAAAAGATAAAATTAATCACGCATATGCGTTCGGAGATGTAGAACTATCCGTCCAAACCGTGGAGGAAAACTTTGATATTCCAGTACATTACTATGCCAGTGTCAACATGGAAGGTTTTAAACAAGGGATTGATGCATTAGGTGGAGTGACCGTCACGAATAAGACCGCTTTTTCTCAAGGGGGTTCTGAATTTCCAAAAGGTGACGTGCAATTAAACGGAGAACAAGCATTAGACTACATACGGATGCGAAAAAATGATCCCAGAGGTGACTTAGGTCGTAATGAACGACAGCGCGCAGTAATCATGGCTGCTATTAATAAAGGAGCTAGCTTTTCAAGCATTACTAAATTTGGAGATATACTTACCATACTCGGGGATAATGTCAAGACGAATTTGGACATGGATGATATGCAGACGTTATTCAGCAACTATCGAAACACGAGAAATAACATATCCACTATAGAAATTAAAGGGAACGGTCAAATGATCGGCGGGATTTGGTTTTATGTTGTCCCTGAGTCGGAGTTTAGTCGTGTACAGTCTGAGATTAAAACGCATATGGATGGGAAATAG
- a CDS encoding penicillin-binding transpeptidase domain-containing protein has product MRKLIVIAIILLVGVITACSDDNATPSDRFSNYINHWNKKEFDKMYAMLSKSAKENYPTEQFVDRYKKIYQDLNVSDLKIEAETLSDKESEKAMEDGKVSIPFSVSMKTTAGPISFDYEANLIKQEDEDKENWYVDWDTGFIFPEMKDSGELRIDSTTPARGEIRDRNDMPLAMNDTIYEIGIVPENLGENAKQNKKKIAQLLGLSIESIDEKLNASWVEPNLFVPIAKITKEDEALWNELVAINGITRQETTGRIYPGGAATGALVGYIGQVTAEELKKQKENNYSAQDTIGKRGLEKLYEKQLRGIKGSTVKVINDGEETILAEKEAKDGENVQLTIDINVQEKIYNTLDGDKSTTSVIDAKTGETLGLVSSPSFNPNEILYGTTANIWKKLEEDKENPLLNRFSSTYAPGSVIKPITGAIGMKNGTIDPKEGLKISGLTWSNGEGWGDYEVTRVSQSNGPVDLHDAIVRSDNIYFAMQAVDMGAKAYVEGLKAFGLGTDFPFEYPITASSISTSEKLDDEVLLANTSYGQGEVEMSSLHLATAYTAFLNDGNMLKPTLLTSEEKAQVWKDKLITPEQADIIKEALRDVVVDGTAKRSAKNAKFPVSGKTGTAELKLTNDSDGQENGWFVGYPTDDEDIIVSIMIEETKGNSGLSTEKAVEILHKMKE; this is encoded by the coding sequence ATGAGAAAATTAATTGTTATCGCAATCATATTGTTAGTAGGAGTCATAACTGCCTGTTCTGATGATAACGCAACACCAAGCGATCGCTTTTCCAATTATATCAATCATTGGAACAAGAAAGAATTCGATAAAATGTATGCCATGTTAAGCAAATCAGCTAAAGAAAATTATCCAACAGAACAATTCGTCGATCGTTATAAAAAAATTTATCAGGATTTAAATGTTTCTGATTTAAAAATTGAAGCAGAAACATTGAGTGATAAAGAAAGTGAAAAAGCGATGGAAGATGGAAAAGTATCCATTCCTTTTTCCGTAAGCATGAAAACAACAGCAGGTCCTATATCTTTTGATTACGAAGCAAATCTAATCAAGCAAGAGGATGAGGATAAAGAAAACTGGTATGTAGATTGGGACACTGGTTTTATTTTCCCAGAAATGAAAGATAGCGGTGAGCTCCGGATTGATTCTACAACACCTGCTCGAGGCGAGATTCGTGATCGCAATGATATGCCTCTTGCGATGAATGATACCATTTATGAAATAGGAATTGTACCTGAGAACCTTGGGGAAAACGCAAAACAAAACAAGAAAAAAATCGCCCAACTACTTGGACTATCTATTGAATCAATTGACGAAAAACTGAATGCCAGTTGGGTAGAGCCAAATTTATTTGTTCCAATAGCAAAAATTACGAAAGAGGATGAAGCGCTCTGGAATGAGCTTGTTGCTATCAATGGTATTACTAGGCAAGAAACGACAGGACGAATCTATCCAGGGGGAGCAGCTACCGGAGCACTCGTCGGTTATATCGGACAAGTAACTGCAGAAGAGTTAAAAAAACAGAAGGAAAATAATTACTCTGCACAAGATACTATTGGTAAAAGAGGATTAGAGAAATTATACGAAAAACAGCTACGCGGCATAAAAGGTAGTACCGTTAAAGTTATAAATGATGGAGAAGAGACGATTCTCGCAGAAAAAGAGGCCAAAGATGGCGAGAATGTACAGCTAACCATCGACATAAATGTGCAGGAGAAAATCTATAACACACTAGATGGCGATAAGTCTACAACCTCTGTAATAGATGCAAAAACAGGGGAAACACTTGGCTTAGTATCCAGCCCTTCTTTTAATCCAAATGAGATATTATATGGAACAACAGCAAATATTTGGAAAAAACTAGAAGAGGACAAAGAAAATCCACTCTTAAATCGTTTTTCTTCCACCTATGCTCCTGGATCGGTAATTAAACCAATTACTGGGGCAATTGGAATGAAAAATGGAACGATCGATCCAAAAGAGGGGTTAAAAATAAGTGGTCTTACTTGGAGTAACGGGGAAGGCTGGGGAGATTATGAGGTAACACGTGTATCCCAATCAAACGGCCCTGTTGACCTACATGATGCTATCGTTCGATCTGATAATATCTATTTCGCCATGCAAGCTGTCGATATGGGTGCAAAAGCTTACGTTGAAGGACTGAAAGCATTCGGCTTAGGTACGGATTTCCCATTTGAATACCCGATTACAGCATCTTCTATATCCACTTCAGAAAAGCTAGATGATGAAGTGCTACTAGCAAATACAAGCTATGGTCAAGGCGAAGTAGAAATGAGCTCGTTACACCTAGCTACAGCTTATACAGCATTTTTAAATGACGGGAACATGCTAAAACCAACTTTGTTAACAAGTGAAGAGAAGGCACAAGTGTGGAAAGATAAATTAATTACACCAGAGCAAGCGGACATAATCAAAGAAGCACTGCGAGATGTTGTTGTAGATGGAACAGCAAAGCGTTCTGCAAAAAATGCTAAATTCCCTGTTTCGGGTAAAACGGGGACGGCTGAGTTAAAATTAACTAATGATAGTGACGGTCAGGAAAACGGTTGGTTTGTTGGTTATCCTACAGACGATGAAGACATTATTGTTTCCATTATGATTGAAGAAACAAAAGGCAATAGTGGTCTTTCTACAGAAAAGGCGGTAGAAATACTCCATAAAATGAAAGAATAA
- a CDS encoding DUF779 domain-containing protein has product MVERVTATKAALQLLEKLKREHGEVMFHQSGGCCDGSSPMCYPLHEFRVGDADVLLGSIAGVPFYISKDQYEYWKHTQLIIDAVNGRGGMFSLEGPEGKRFLTRSRVFTEQEQLTLEQ; this is encoded by the coding sequence ATGGTAGAACGGGTAACAGCGACGAAAGCAGCACTTCAATTGTTAGAAAAGTTGAAACGTGAACATGGAGAAGTAATGTTTCATCAGTCTGGAGGATGCTGTGATGGAAGCTCACCAATGTGCTACCCTCTCCATGAGTTTCGTGTCGGTGATGCGGATGTGTTATTGGGTAGTATTGCTGGAGTGCCATTTTATATATCAAAGGATCAATATGAATATTGGAAGCATACACAGCTCATTATAGATGCAGTTAATGGAAGGGGAGGCATGTTCTCCCTAGAAGGGCCTGAAGGGAAGCGTTTTTTAACGAGATCTAGAGTTTTTACGGAACAAGAACAATTAACTTTAGAACAATAA
- the exaC gene encoding acetaldehyde dehydrogenase ExaC, translated as MRYANPNTENAVVHFREKYDNFIGGEYLPPANGNYFENASPVTGEVFCQIARSTKEDVEAALDAAHEAKMIWSQTSVTERSLLLHKIADRMEENMEKLAVAETWDNGKAVREPLAADIPLAIDHFRYFAGVIRAQEGGVSQIDKDTVAYYFHEPLGVVGQIIPWNFPILMATWKLAPALAAGNCVVLKPAEQTPASIHVWLDLVKDLIPAGVVNVINGFGVEAGKPLASNSRISKVAFTGETTTGRLIMQYASENIIPVTLELGGKSPNIFFADVMEEDDGFLEKAVEGFTMFALNQGEVCTCPSRALIEETIYDKFMERAIDRVKQIKLGHPLDTTTMMGAQASREQLEKIQSYLDIGKQEGAEVLIGGNVQEVDDPDLKNGYYVEPTIFKGNNKMRIFQEEIFGPVLSLTTFRDKEEALTVANDTLYGLGAGVWTRNINTAYRFGRNIEAGRVWTNCYHQYPAHAAFGGYKKSGIGRENHLMMLSHYQQTKNLLVSYSERPAGLF; from the coding sequence ATGAGGTATGCTAATCCAAATACGGAAAATGCTGTAGTTCATTTTAGGGAAAAATATGATAATTTTATAGGAGGAGAATATCTTCCACCAGCCAATGGAAATTATTTTGAAAATGCAAGTCCGGTAACTGGAGAAGTATTTTGTCAGATAGCAAGATCGACAAAGGAAGATGTAGAAGCTGCGTTAGATGCCGCTCATGAGGCGAAAATGATATGGAGCCAAACATCGGTAACGGAAAGATCATTGTTGCTTCATAAAATCGCTGATCGAATGGAAGAGAACATGGAAAAGTTAGCTGTTGCAGAAACTTGGGATAATGGAAAGGCAGTCCGTGAACCGTTAGCTGCAGATATACCACTTGCTATTGATCATTTTCGTTATTTTGCAGGTGTGATTCGAGCACAGGAAGGCGGAGTTAGTCAAATTGATAAAGATACGGTCGCTTATTATTTCCATGAACCTTTAGGAGTAGTAGGACAAATTATTCCTTGGAATTTTCCAATATTAATGGCTACATGGAAATTAGCTCCTGCACTAGCTGCTGGAAACTGTGTTGTTTTAAAACCAGCTGAACAAACGCCAGCTTCTATTCATGTATGGCTTGATCTAGTGAAAGACTTAATTCCTGCAGGTGTTGTGAATGTGATTAATGGATTTGGCGTTGAAGCAGGTAAACCACTAGCTTCAAATAGTAGAATTTCAAAAGTAGCCTTTACAGGGGAAACAACTACCGGACGATTAATTATGCAATATGCGTCGGAAAATATTATTCCTGTCACATTGGAACTTGGTGGTAAATCTCCGAACATATTCTTTGCAGATGTAATGGAAGAGGATGATGGTTTTTTAGAAAAAGCGGTCGAAGGGTTTACGATGTTTGCGTTAAATCAAGGGGAAGTATGCACATGTCCATCTAGAGCATTAATTGAAGAAACGATATATGATAAATTTATGGAGCGCGCTATAGATAGGGTCAAACAAATTAAGTTAGGGCACCCATTGGATACTACTACGATGATGGGAGCACAAGCGTCTCGAGAACAATTGGAGAAAATCCAATCTTATTTAGATATAGGTAAGCAAGAGGGAGCAGAGGTTTTAATTGGTGGAAATGTACAAGAAGTCGATGACCCTGATTTGAAAAATGGCTATTATGTAGAGCCAACTATTTTTAAAGGGAATAATAAAATGCGCATTTTTCAAGAAGAGATATTTGGACCAGTTCTGTCATTAACAACTTTTAGAGATAAAGAAGAAGCACTTACGGTTGCAAATGATACACTGTATGGACTAGGTGCAGGGGTATGGACGAGAAATATTAATACCGCTTACCGTTTTGGTCGAAATATAGAGGCTGGTCGCGTATGGACAAATTGCTATCATCAATACCCTGCACATGCAGCATTTGGCGGATACAAAAAGTCTGGTATTGGTAGGGAGAATCATTTAATGATGCTTAGCCATTATCAGCAAACGAAAAACTTGCTAGTAAGCTATAGCGAAAGGCCGGCAGGATTATTTTAA
- a CDS encoding cold-shock protein, which yields MSFSRGPKEPVPEVETNIWSCTSDDCQGWMRESYSFEEEPTCPLCKSTMQKEVRTLPELK from the coding sequence ATGTCTTTTTCACGTGGACCAAAAGAACCGGTTCCAGAAGTGGAAACGAACATTTGGTCATGCACCAGTGACGACTGTCAAGGTTGGATGCGGGAGTCGTATAGTTTTGAGGAGGAACCAACATGTCCGTTATGTAAGTCCACTATGCAAAAGGAAGTAAGGACTCTTCCTGAACTTAAGTAG
- a CDS encoding Cof-type HAD-IIB family hydrolase → MEQAKNIKLIALDMDGTLLTKDHEITPLTRQAISEAMDKGIHVVLSTGRWLKSCYPFAESLGLQSYLVTVNGGEIWTKDQELVEQHLFDSKKIEQMYHIATGLGLTTWMITTEQVYRNELPENVHELKWLKFGCESHDPVTLEKMIKELSFIDGLEMTNSLPTNLEVNPEGVNKAKGLEKVCNLVGITMDEVMAVGDSLNDIKMIQQAGVGVAMGNAQEAVKKASDYITDVNNADGVGKAIRRHAL, encoded by the coding sequence ATGGAGCAAGCAAAGAATATTAAACTCATCGCTTTAGACATGGATGGCACGTTATTAACAAAGGATCATGAAATTACACCACTGACTCGTCAAGCAATTTCAGAAGCAATGGATAAAGGAATTCATGTTGTATTAAGTACTGGACGTTGGTTGAAATCTTGTTACCCATTTGCAGAATCTTTAGGATTACAATCTTATCTCGTAACAGTGAATGGTGGAGAGATTTGGACGAAAGACCAAGAGCTTGTCGAGCAACATCTGTTCGACTCTAAGAAAATTGAACAGATGTACCATATAGCTACAGGGCTTGGACTTACGACATGGATGATCACTACAGAACAAGTATATCGTAATGAGTTACCAGAAAATGTTCATGAGCTAAAATGGTTGAAATTCGGTTGTGAGTCTCATGACCCAGTCACTTTAGAAAAAATGATTAAAGAGCTATCTTTTATAGATGGGCTGGAAATGACGAATTCCTTACCAACGAACCTAGAGGTAAACCCTGAAGGAGTAAATAAAGCCAAAGGTTTAGAAAAAGTTTGTAACTTGGTTGGAATAACAATGGATGAAGTGATGGCGGTTGGAGATAGTTTGAATGACATAAAAATGATTCAACAAGCTGGAGTAGGTGTTGCTATGGGTAACGCGCAAGAAGCGGTAAAAAAAGCTTCGGATTACATTACAGATGTGAACAACGCAGATGGAGTTGGCAAAGCAATTAGACGGCATGCGCTGTAG
- a CDS encoding MDR family MFS transporter, protein MPKQIWLLVIATTVNVTGASFLWPLNTIYMHNELGKSLAFAGFILMLNQGASIAGNLLGGILFDKFSPYKTILFGTGLAMTASTVMVLLHHDIVYYSIALILIGFGSGITWPVMFAMAGSIWKEGGRRAFNAIYVAQNFGVALGATVGGYVASISFNYIFISNAILFFSFFLIVFMTFKPMDAYIDRQMHTTVLKQQGNIKDKAAFISLFILCGGFLITWIAYSQWQSTIASYTQDLQIPLELYSTLWAINGFLIVLGQPFIKLLTTKVTSQKMQIYVGNTIFLISFLIALWSETFSMFAIAMVILTVGEMLVWPAVPTLANDLAPQGRTGFYQGIVNSVGAAGRMVGPVLGGVIVDMFNIELLFFILLALLIIPYITTSMYDRGFVLTRNT, encoded by the coding sequence ATGCCAAAACAAATTTGGCTACTTGTAATTGCAACAACGGTAAATGTCACTGGTGCTTCTTTCTTATGGCCATTAAACACTATATATATGCACAATGAATTGGGGAAAAGCCTTGCTTTTGCAGGGTTTATTTTAATGCTTAACCAAGGTGCTTCCATTGCAGGTAACTTACTAGGCGGTATATTGTTTGATAAGTTCAGCCCTTATAAAACGATCCTTTTCGGAACAGGGTTAGCAATGACGGCTTCTACCGTTATGGTATTATTGCATCATGACATTGTATATTATTCTATTGCGCTTATTCTAATAGGTTTTGGTTCTGGGATAACCTGGCCTGTTATGTTTGCGATGGCTGGTTCGATTTGGAAAGAAGGAGGAAGACGTGCGTTTAATGCCATATATGTTGCTCAGAATTTTGGAGTTGCATTAGGAGCTACTGTCGGTGGCTATGTAGCAAGTATATCATTTAATTATATTTTTATAAGCAATGCGATTTTGTTTTTTAGCTTTTTTCTTATTGTTTTCATGACGTTTAAACCAATGGATGCTTATATAGATCGCCAGATGCATACGACCGTTTTAAAACAGCAAGGAAATATTAAAGATAAAGCAGCTTTTATCTCCTTATTTATTTTATGTGGCGGCTTTTTAATAACTTGGATTGCTTATAGTCAATGGCAATCCACTATTGCTTCCTATACGCAAGATTTACAAATACCATTAGAATTATATAGTACCTTATGGGCAATTAATGGCTTTCTTATTGTGTTAGGTCAGCCTTTCATAAAGTTGCTTACCACAAAGGTTACTTCACAAAAAATGCAAATATATGTGGGCAATACCATATTTCTTATATCTTTTCTGATTGCGTTATGGTCAGAAACCTTTAGCATGTTTGCGATAGCTATGGTAATCTTAACAGTGGGAGAAATGCTTGTTTGGCCTGCCGTTCCTACTTTGGCAAATGATTTAGCCCCACAAGGAAGGACAGGTTTTTATCAAGGAATCGTAAATAGTGTTGGTGCCGCAGGAAGAATGGTCGGACCAGTATTAGGTGGGGTTATTGTAGATATGTTTAACATTGAATTGTTATTCTTTATTTTATTAGCACTACTTATCATTCCTTATATAACAACGAGTATGTATGATCGGGGTTTCGTTTTAACTAGAAATACTTGA
- a CDS encoding pyroglutamyl-peptidase I produces MKKLLLTGFAAFLDNPINPTEKIVEELDGEVIDSYKIVARKLPVDFMMAGKQLIAYMEELEPEAVIALGLAAGRSAITPERIAINCNDGLKDNGGYQPHGEKIVTGGADGYFSTLPLHKIIDALHEEKLPAHISNTAGTYVCNNVMYHALHFVQKHALSIPVGFIHLPASHELALKKQLPSWSQSDLTRAVKTIISTLSR; encoded by the coding sequence GGTTTCGCGGCATTCCTAGATAATCCAATAAACCCCACAGAAAAAATAGTAGAAGAACTAGATGGAGAAGTAATAGATAGTTATAAAATTGTTGCTAGAAAATTGCCGGTTGATTTTATGATGGCAGGAAAACAATTGATTGCATATATGGAAGAACTAGAGCCAGAAGCTGTGATTGCTTTGGGATTGGCTGCAGGAAGAAGTGCTATTACACCTGAGCGGATTGCGATAAACTGTAATGACGGTTTAAAAGATAATGGAGGATACCAACCGCATGGAGAGAAAATAGTAACTGGTGGTGCAGATGGTTATTTTTCCACCTTACCCTTACATAAAATAATTGATGCATTACATGAAGAAAAGCTACCTGCACATATATCAAATACTGCCGGTACATACGTATGCAACAACGTTATGTATCACGCATTACATTTTGTACAGAAGCATGCTTTATCCATCCCAGTTGGTTTTATCCATCTTCCAGCATCTCATGAGCTCGCTTTAAAAAAACAACTTCCTAGCTGGTCGCAGTCCGATTTAACGCGCGCTGTAAAAACAATTATTTCTACTTTATCTCGATAG